Proteins encoded in a region of the Saccharothrix ecbatanensis genome:
- the ftsE gene encoding cell division ATP-binding protein FtsE, with amino-acid sequence MIRLEHVSKVYKSSARPALDNVSVEMGKGEFVFLIGPSGSGKSTFLRLLLREEVPSKGRVYVSNFDVAKMSRRRVPRLRQSIGCVFQDFRLLANKTVAENVAFALEVIGKPRNTIVKVVPEVLQLVGLDGKADRMPHELSGGEQQRVAIARAFVNRPLVLLADEPTGNLDPDTSQDIMLLLERINRTGTTVLMATHDHSIVDSMRRRVVELDNGRIIRDDARGVYGVGR; translated from the coding sequence GTGATTCGCCTCGAACACGTGTCCAAGGTCTACAAGAGCTCCGCGCGCCCCGCTCTCGACAACGTCTCGGTCGAGATGGGCAAGGGTGAGTTCGTGTTCCTCATCGGGCCTTCCGGTTCCGGGAAGTCCACGTTCCTGCGGCTCCTGCTGCGGGAGGAAGTGCCCAGCAAGGGCCGCGTGTACGTGTCGAACTTCGACGTGGCCAAGATGTCCCGGCGCAGGGTCCCCCGCCTGCGCCAGTCCATCGGCTGCGTGTTCCAGGACTTCCGGCTGCTGGCCAACAAGACCGTGGCGGAGAACGTCGCGTTCGCCTTGGAGGTCATCGGCAAGCCGCGCAACACCATCGTCAAGGTGGTGCCCGAGGTGCTCCAGCTGGTCGGCCTCGACGGCAAGGCGGACCGGATGCCGCACGAGCTGTCCGGTGGTGAGCAGCAGCGGGTGGCGATCGCCCGCGCGTTCGTCAACCGGCCGCTGGTGCTGCTCGCCGACGAGCCGACGGGAAACCTGGATCCCGACACCAGCCAGGACATCATGTTGCTGCTGGAGCGGATCAACCGCACCGGCACGACGGTGTTGATGGCCACCCACGACCACTCCATCGTCGACTCCATGCGCCGTCGGGTGGTCGAGCTGGACAACGGCCGGATCATCCGCGACGACGCGCGGGGTGTTTACGGCGTGGGCCGCTGA
- the ftsX gene encoding permease-like cell division protein FtsX: MRTSFVFSEVVTGLRRNVTMTIAMILTTAISLFLLGVGLLVVNMVGKMQDDYLGKLEVAVHLTNDISANDKDCTQQPCAGLRTQLEGTSGVESVVYDNRDKGYERFKKVFESQPELAKLARPEAIPAMFRVKLVDAERSDVIVQAFSDKAGVKKIDDQREDLDRLFGFLNGVRDAALALALLQAFAALMLISNTIQVSAFTRRTEVGIMRLVGATRWYTQLPFLIEAVVAGIIGAVLSIGLLVVTKVFLLNRVLGDLFASNIIPEVSMIEILFISPILLGVSILISALTGYVTLRLYVRL, encoded by the coding sequence ATGCGTACCAGCTTCGTGTTCAGCGAGGTCGTCACCGGCCTGCGCCGGAACGTCACGATGACCATCGCGATGATCCTCACGACCGCGATCTCCCTCTTCCTGCTCGGTGTCGGCCTCCTGGTCGTCAACATGGTGGGCAAGATGCAGGACGACTACCTCGGCAAGCTCGAGGTGGCGGTCCACCTCACGAACGACATCAGCGCCAACGACAAGGACTGCACGCAGCAGCCGTGCGCGGGCCTGCGCACGCAGCTGGAGGGCACGTCCGGCGTCGAGTCGGTCGTCTACGACAACCGCGACAAGGGCTACGAGCGGTTCAAGAAGGTCTTCGAGTCGCAGCCCGAGCTGGCCAAGCTGGCCCGCCCGGAGGCCATCCCGGCCATGTTCCGGGTGAAGCTGGTCGACGCCGAGCGGTCCGACGTGATCGTGCAGGCGTTCAGCGACAAGGCCGGCGTGAAGAAGATCGACGACCAGCGCGAGGACCTCGACCGGCTGTTCGGCTTCCTCAACGGCGTGCGTGACGCGGCGTTGGCGCTGGCGCTGCTCCAGGCGTTCGCGGCGCTGATGTTGATCTCGAACACCATCCAGGTGTCGGCGTTCACCAGGCGGACCGAGGTCGGCATCATGCGGCTGGTGGGCGCGACCCGCTGGTACACGCAGCTGCCGTTCCTCATCGAGGCGGTGGTCGCGGGCATCATCGGCGCGGTGCTGTCGATCGGGCTGCTCGTGGTGACCAAGGTCTTCCTGCTCAACCGGGTGCTGGGCGACCTGTTCGCGTCCAACATCATCCCGGAGGTGAGCATGATCGAGATCCTGTTCATCTCGCCGATACTGCTGGGCGTCTCGATCCTGATCTCCGCGTTGACGGGCTACGTCACCCTGCGCCTCTACGTCCGCCTGTAG